In Chryseobacterium gotjawalense, the following are encoded in one genomic region:
- a CDS encoding aminopeptidase P family protein gives MTSSEKIVALRQKMSENNIDAFIIYSADPHMSEYLPAEWQERTWLSGFTGSAGFVVITHNKGGLWTDGRYFVQAPVELEGSGIELFKEGMEGTPNYIDWINSEIPANGTVAVNAIATSHANWELLSDKLAAKGNKLVDLPLLKDIWTNRNPGAKKNPIFVQPVERAGKSVTDKLIDIRNKMEELGASVHVISSLDDVAWTLNLRGSDVQSNPVFLGYIILTKNEAKLYVDLEKLEVESRKQLDESCVKMLPYEAFYTDLKNISDEQILISPNSNQLIFEALKNNNTFIKAPVPGNLMKAIKNETELQGFRTVMQRDGVAMVKFLYWLTHQAGKETMTEYSIGEKLTGFRAEGKNFVGESFGSIVGYKENGAIMHYSAKKDGSKEVTDEATILVDSGGQYLEGTTDITRTFALGNASEEFKHNCTLALKGLIQLSMVKFPKGTRGVQLDAFARMALWQEGKDYNHGTGHGVGSFMNVHEGPQNIRKDMNPQELIPGMVLSNEPGFYYDYHYGIRHENLIAVKEVETTDFGTFYEFETLTICPFDKKVIAPELLTDPERNWLNRYHDWCREKLENDLEGEIKSWFLEQVKPL, from the coding sequence ATGACCTCATCAGAAAAAATAGTGGCCCTTCGCCAAAAAATGTCAGAAAATAATATCGATGCCTTTATTATCTATTCTGCGGATCCTCACATGAGTGAATATTTACCTGCAGAATGGCAGGAAAGAACCTGGCTTTCGGGCTTCACCGGATCAGCGGGCTTCGTTGTTATCACCCACAATAAAGGCGGTTTATGGACCGACGGAAGATATTTTGTACAGGCACCCGTAGAATTGGAAGGTTCCGGAATTGAACTTTTCAAAGAAGGAATGGAGGGAACACCAAATTATATCGACTGGATTAATTCTGAGATCCCGGCAAACGGAACAGTTGCCGTCAATGCCATCGCAACTTCGCATGCAAACTGGGAACTGCTTTCTGATAAATTAGCCGCAAAAGGAAATAAGCTGGTTGATTTGCCTTTGCTGAAAGATATTTGGACCAACAGAAATCCAGGCGCTAAAAAGAATCCCATATTTGTACAGCCCGTTGAAAGAGCCGGTAAATCGGTTACCGATAAATTGATCGACATCCGCAATAAAATGGAAGAGCTGGGCGCTTCGGTGCACGTGATTTCCAGTTTAGATGATGTTGCCTGGACTTTAAATTTAAGAGGAAGCGATGTACAATCCAACCCTGTCTTTTTAGGATATATTATTCTGACGAAAAATGAGGCAAAACTTTACGTTGATTTAGAAAAATTAGAAGTAGAATCCAGAAAGCAACTGGATGAGTCCTGTGTGAAGATGCTACCTTATGAAGCGTTTTACACCGATTTGAAAAATATCAGCGACGAACAGATCCTGATTTCACCCAACAGCAATCAACTGATTTTCGAAGCTTTAAAAAACAACAATACTTTTATTAAAGCACCCGTTCCGGGAAATTTAATGAAAGCCATTAAAAACGAAACCGAACTTCAGGGCTTCAGAACCGTGATGCAGAGGGATGGAGTAGCGATGGTTAAATTCCTTTACTGGCTGACTCATCAGGCAGGGAAAGAAACGATGACCGAATATTCGATCGGTGAAAAACTGACAGGATTCCGGGCGGAAGGGAAAAACTTCGTCGGTGAAAGTTTCGGCAGTATCGTGGGTTACAAAGAAAACGGTGCGATCATGCACTATTCTGCAAAAAAGGATGGCAGCAAAGAGGTTACGGATGAAGCAACGATTCTCGTAGATTCAGGCGGTCAATATCTGGAAGGCACCACCGATATCACCCGGACTTTCGCCCTGGGAAATGCTTCGGAAGAATTTAAGCACAACTGTACTTTGGCATTAAAAGGACTGATCCAGCTTTCAATGGTGAAATTTCCGAAAGGAACCCGTGGCGTACAGCTCGATGCCTTTGCCAGAATGGCGCTTTGGCAGGAAGGGAAAGATTACAACCACGGAACCGGACATGGGGTAGGAAGTTTTATGAATGTTCACGAAGGTCCGCAAAATATCCGGAAAGACATGAACCCGCAGGAGCTGATACCGGGAATGGTTTTGTCCAATGAACCCGGCTTCTACTATGACTACCATTACGGAATCCGTCATGAAAACCTAATCGCCGTAAAAGAAGTGGAAACTACAGATTTCGGGACGTTCTACGAATTTGAAACATTAACCATCTGTCCGTTTGACAAAAAGGTGATTGCCCCGGAATTATTAACTGATCCGGAACGAAACTGGCTCAACAGATACCACGACTGGTGCAGGGAAAAATTAGAAAATGATTTGGAAGGCGAAATTAAATCATGGTTTTTGGAACAGGTAAAACCACTTTAA
- a CDS encoding tetratricopeptide repeat protein — MKKIFLSAAMLTVALAFGQKKEIAAAVKAIDAGDIATTNAQLAQAESTMGNKTYLLEPAVLEQYYYAKGLALLKSGKTAQGASYLAKINDLSKNKIYVGKDSSKNKVYYVGKTVADESGVQGLKEESYNPTLTNKLAGSINPVVESANKAALEAYNTKKYAEAAPKFQEVYDLLKAAGQDNKKYLYYSGLTYALADKKKEATEVYMELINSGFTGVETTYTAKNKKSNEVENLEKTTWELYKKIGASGDYSDFKTETSKSLEQELYETTVALLIDTDRSEEALALIEKGLKKFPASSKLSELQGTAYFKSGKTNEFVASLKAQLAKNPNDATSWYNLGVLQSKDPATQAEAAASYKKAVEINPKFAQAWQNLTYLTMGDDAKSVDDYNATRKAGKFEEANKIIEARRGRLAATLPYAEKWYQADPENLDAVSLLKGLYLSNKNEAKHQEFKAKEAAMKAAQK; from the coding sequence ATGAAAAAAATATTTTTAAGCGCAGCAATGCTGACCGTTGCACTCGCATTTGGACAAAAAAAGGAAATCGCAGCAGCGGTTAAAGCCATCGACGCTGGAGATATCGCCACCACCAATGCGCAACTCGCACAGGCGGAAAGCACTATGGGGAATAAAACCTATCTTCTGGAACCGGCTGTTTTAGAACAATATTATTATGCTAAAGGACTGGCGCTTTTAAAATCAGGAAAGACTGCGCAAGGCGCTTCTTATTTGGCAAAGATTAATGATCTGTCGAAAAATAAAATCTATGTCGGAAAAGATTCCTCGAAAAACAAAGTCTATTATGTTGGGAAAACAGTGGCTGATGAATCAGGCGTGCAGGGTTTGAAGGAAGAATCCTACAATCCGACTTTAACCAATAAACTGGCGGGATCGATCAATCCCGTTGTCGAATCCGCAAATAAAGCAGCTTTAGAAGCATATAACACAAAAAAATATGCTGAAGCCGCACCTAAATTTCAGGAGGTGTATGACTTACTGAAAGCTGCCGGCCAGGACAATAAAAAATACCTGTATTATTCCGGGCTCACTTACGCGCTGGCAGACAAGAAAAAAGAAGCTACTGAGGTTTATATGGAGTTGATTAATTCCGGATTCACAGGAGTGGAAACCACTTATACTGCAAAAAATAAAAAAAGCAATGAAGTTGAAAATCTGGAAAAAACGACTTGGGAACTGTATAAAAAAATTGGAGCCTCAGGAGATTATTCTGATTTTAAAACCGAAACTTCTAAAAGTTTAGAGCAGGAATTGTACGAAACTACCGTGGCATTGCTTATTGATACTGACAGATCAGAAGAAGCTTTAGCGTTAATTGAAAAAGGACTGAAAAAATTCCCGGCAAGTTCTAAATTATCTGAACTTCAGGGAACTGCTTATTTTAAGTCAGGAAAAACCAATGAATTTGTAGCAAGCTTAAAAGCACAATTGGCGAAGAATCCAAATGACGCGACCAGCTGGTATAATTTAGGAGTTCTTCAAAGCAAAGACCCAGCGACTCAGGCAGAAGCCGCCGCGTCTTATAAAAAAGCAGTCGAAATCAATCCGAAATTTGCACAGGCCTGGCAAAATCTTACTTACTTAACCATGGGTGACGATGCAAAATCAGTAGATGATTATAACGCAACCAGAAAAGCAGGTAAATTCGAAGAAGCCAATAAAATCATCGAAGCAAGAAGAGGCAGACTGGCAGCAACTTTACCTTATGCAGAAAAATGGTATCAGGCTGATCCCGAAAATTTAGATGCGGTAAGTTTATTAAAAGGATTATATTTATCCAATAAAAACGAAGCAAAGCACCAGGAATTTAAAGCAAAAGAAGCTGCAATGAAAGCTGCGCAAAAATAA